In the genome of Drosophila subpulchrella strain 33 F10 #4 breed RU33 unplaced genomic scaffold, RU_Dsub_v1.1 Primary Assembly Seq33, whole genome shotgun sequence, the window CGAAATAGTGACATTTACGATGTTTTTTCTACCAGTATTCTGTACAATTGATaatattgcattttttaatgcacACATATTTAGGTGTATGTGCTAGGGACAAGAAACCTTACCTTAGGCGCAAGTTGACGTGTCTGGTTGTGTTTAGTGATTTTGCAGCAAGTTTGAAACTTGTAGGTGCACTAGTTCCACTACTGTGTTGGCTGGCACTGGTGCGCGGTAATCGATGATGtacatttccatttccagCTAGGGTTCGCGATGCAACACTAGCGGATGTTGCTTGTGCACTTGTTAATATATATGGATCTGTGATTTTAATAATGCAATAACATGTAAGTGTTATCGCGGCCCGGACGATCATGATATGCCGCCAGCACTTTTTCTGATATGCCACCATGACTGTCACTTGTTTTAATCTTTACCGTTTTATGTATTTTGCATGCAACTAAGGGGTTAATTACAAAAACAGTCATAAGGGTAATAATGAGATTCAAGTAAAACTTTTATTGATAAGTTTaaacaaatcaattttatCTGTAGGTAAATTAACCGTTATAAgaagtatgtatattttttggaaatttatATACCACCTATGATATTGGTGAATAATTTAATCTTTATGTAGGCACATCATTACTCAACAAGTAATtatatgttaatttttcattaCATTCAAATTTTGTGTTAGACACTTAAACATTCACAAGCGACTAACGCGTTCGgtgaaacttttttgtttGGGTTATAGACTTTAGTAGTAGTGCAGCACAAAATCAACCACCACAAGCAACCATTTTCAAACATGCCTAGAAACACACCACAATGATAGATACTATGAAACTTGTTTACTCTGTTTGAAAGTGAGTGGCTTTGCAGTATATTATGAAGACACTTACAAGCAGGCATTACTTACATAGACAAAATTaaagagaaataaagaaagTACTTGTTTATGAAATGAGATTGCAAGAAGCGTATTCAGTTTTGAGAGTTAATTACGTTAACCTAAGGTTTTTTATTTCTCCAGATAATAACCttctaaaatttaaatttaaattgttgcTTTACAGACCCAATGAAtttcccaaaaataaattaatacccattactcgcagattaaaagagtatactagattcgcaGGAAATTATgcaacaggtagaagaaagaGTCTTCGAcgctataaagtatatatattccacATCGTTATTCAAGGCCGCACCCAAAGTTGAGAATTgtacaaatgtattttttgtaatttttttttttgctaataGTGTTTCTAAATTATCTAAAACTTTTTCTTAAATACCAAATCCTAAACACTAACCTATCTTACTACTTTAGTTGTACACATAAACAATGGACAACAGTAGCATAGCAGCTTTTAATTTATCGCTTAACTGTTCACATCAGTTAAACTGTATCAGTTAAACTCAATTACAAGATTTTCTAGCTCAGCTTGACTGTATTGACGCAGCTCTTATCGCATTTCAAGAAACCCAAAGAAGGTTATTATTTAGTTACATTAAAGGAAAATTTGTCAGATTAAGTGGGCCAATACTGCATAGGTATGGATATATAGAAACACTTACCAAacttaaagaaatattaataaaacacttttgttaAAAAGGAGAGTAGCTATGAACTTATGAATATGTTAAAACTTTGCAGAGTATAGTCGACGACAGAAGAGTattatgataaaaaaaaggaataacGCTgttgtcgagtacctcgacccacagctaaagggaccaaagggagaaggagatatgctagcagcaaagcgagattataatgcgccacctacccgcgatcgcAATATTTGGctatgtgggcggcagacagagttaagcgttatgggcgttagagtgggcgggcCACTCAAGTGGTTTTGacgagaataatacatttcggttaaaattttttttctagtataaaaattgtaggcgccacaggcttggccggtttttgggcgttagggcgtggccaactttttttgggtcaatcgatatgtattgacgagactaatacatttcagttaacatttttttctggcatgaaaattgtgggcgtttgagtggccatggcatattcgcgtaacaaacttgcgctgcgtacaaggctacatAACCTtgatctgaaatcccaattctttaTCTTCGATAGtatccgagatatccgcgtttcaatcaaagattttttatgtttgtgggcggtttgtgggtgttttttttaggtcaatcgataggtattgatgagatcaatacatttcatttaaaatttatatgctATTGTTTTAGCTGTAGGAGTCAAatttttgggcggcttgtgggcgttagagtgggcgtggcatactgacgaaacaaacatgcgctgcgcaggaaattctaaaatctgcatgcctaatcccagtattgcagcttttatagttttcgagatcacagcgttcatacagacagacggacatggctagatcgactcggctagtaatcctgatctacctgttacatactttccgccgattctagtatactcttttactctacgagtaacgggtattattAATGAAGTATGAAATAAGCTACATAATAGAATTCTATTGGGGACGGATGATACATATAGCACATCCGAAGTCGACAGAATCGCTTTACGCGTCTGTAGAGACAACCTACCAGAACCTACAAAGACAATGATTTTTACAAGAAACCCAGGCTCCCTTGACGACGCTTATAAAATTATCGAAGAAGCCCGCCACCAGAGTTATAGTGTTTATTGTCCAATACGGAAAGTCAGAAATAACAGGcagtttattaatttaattaattattgttAGTGACAACTGTCATAATACTGACGATCATATTCCAATCGACCCAGAGAGCCAGGTAATTTATAAGAATCAACAAAGCAACCGATCGATAAAATCCATTTTGTCGATCAAAGTTCTAATAATCAACAATCAGTTCAACTCTCTGAGATTACGCGAATGTCCACTAAATCAAGCTATTCACGGTCATCTGGTCAGAACAGAACCGCACCAGTGGACATAGGTCAGTTTGAGTCTGATGGTGGTCGAATTGACACCGACCTAGGTTCATTAGAATAAGaagaaaattttcaattaGAAAGGCCAGATCACTTCCCCAtataaaaaaggaaattaaattAGGCCACTACCTTTTATAATTGATTCGGGATCcgaattttgtttaattaacgAGAACGTCTGCCAtcctaaataaaaaaaaaacacctacATTTCTGTGAACGCCTTTGGAAACCTAATTAATATACGCAAGTTGTGTAGGCTCCCAGcatttaaagaatttaagtCAAAAGAGTATTATTGTGAATTTTTGGAACATAACTTTCATAAGGAGTTCGATGGCCTAATCGGGGTAACATTTTGAATGACCTTAATGTCGTTATCaattattcaaaaattaaacTACTCTCAACAATATTAAGCTCGACGTCTACATGAAGAAGTCTCAGATATCAGTTAATCCCGAATCTAATATTCACCAATTTGATAAAAACGCCCAAATACTGTTCAAACCTAAAATTTAAAAGCTTAAATCATTATTCTATAACGAAAATGATAATCTTACATTTACAAACGTTATCAAGCATAATATACCAACAAAAAACGATATTCCAATTTATTCAAAAGCTTATAGGTATCCTGAAACATTCAAAACGGAACTTGATAGACAAATCCAAGAAATGCTCGATCAGaaaattattaagaattaGAATAGCCCTTATAATAGTCTGTTGTGGGTTGTTCAAAAGAAACTAGACGCCTTCAATAGGGAATATGTTGTTGTATAGAAAGTTAAATAATCAAACAGTAGAAGATCGTTACCCAATCCCACATATGGACGAAATATTTGACAAGCTAGGAGGCTGCAAACTTCTTTATATTTTGGATCTCGCCAACGGTTTTCATATAATACTGTTACCCACaaaccaaaaacaaataaagagTTTTCTGGAAATGACAGGTTTATTGAGAAGATACATACGAGATAACTCAAATAAAGCTCAGAATTTTAACaaatgcttaaaaaaaatatcaggGTAAATACAAGTATACATCGACATCGAGTATAAGGAAGCcttcgaaaaacttaaaatactcaTCAAAAGCGACCCAGTCGTAACTTATCCAGCAGTTTTAATTTAGAATGAGCGagctttactctacgagtaacgggtattattAATGAAGTATGAAATAGGCTACATAATAGAATTCTATTGGGGACGGATGATACATATAGCACATCCGAAGTCGACAGAATCGCCTTACGCGTCTGTACAGACAACCTACCAGAACCTACAAAGACAATGATTTTTACAAGAAACCCAGGCTCCCTTGACGACTCTTATAAAATTTGCTATGCAAGCCGCAAACTAAATACATccaatttcatttttagccCAATTGAAAAAGAGCTGCTGGCTATCGTTTGGGCCATTAAACATTTCACTATTGTATGTTCGTAGTTTTTCAGTTAGGACTGATCATCGTTTTGTTAAATAGCCTTAAAGAGCCTAATCTTAGACATCAAAGATGGAAAATTCAGCTCAACGAGTTTGATTTTGGCATTGTTTTTATCAAAGTTAAAGAGAATGCACTAGCAGATGGTTTACGCTGAAAAGTTGAGGGCGATTCCACGAAAGAAGAGCTAAAGACATTTTTTTCCCTGAATTATGAGAAAACCGATAATATAAAGGAAGATAATATAACGAACTTGGTGAAAATTACTGTATTGATTTACTAAAACTATTTGCATGCGAGCTAGACGATTTGGGAACCGTTCACAGCGCCGATACCGACGATCAcaatttcataaaaatatCCGAAAAAACtgtaaatgttttttaaactataaataattataaacgAATCTGGGATAGAATCAACAACTATTAAAATACtgtatacaaataaaataaggaatttttttcaaacaaatgGTAATGAGGAAAACCTGTCAAAAATCATACAAGGAACGCTGCTGAAAATAGGCTTAGTTATTGTCTATTGTAAAAATATTAGGATTTATCTGAAATGTGAATAAATTTATAGGCAATATTTCGCAAGTGATAAAAAACTTATAGTACTTAAGTCTGGTGTCCTATTAAATGATATAACtgataaaaatcaaaaacaatcaCAGAGGTATAAACGAAGTCTTTTAAGAAATGAAACTATTATATTACTATCCCAATTCAAAAAAAggaattcatttatttttaaataactttaaaatctGTAACGTAGCTAAGTTCGATCGTAATCCAACTAAATACTAAATGCACTTAAAGAAGGAATACAGCACCTACTAAGTAAATTCTTATAAGCGACATTGTCATATCTAATTCTTAGACAGCTGATAACGAAAAAGCTCATTCTCAAAATAAGCTCATCTTGGCCTTAAAAGTCAGTCTTAAAAGGAAAACGCTGACGTGCATTCAAAATAAACACTTAAACTTGGACTCGCTTTTTATTTTGCGCTGAAGAATGCGTACATTTGTTAACCGAAGAAGGTTACCAAATTTACTTAGGATTTCGGCAACGAGACCTTTTCCCTGCGACAAGAGATCGCGGCTTTAAGTGGTCAACAGTTACTGTTCTCTCTCAAACcaagaaatacaatttttatggCATTCCAGAATAACTGTAGCTTAATGACTGCCCTTATTTATTTACTAGCAAACgtatttaattgattttattgaacTACAGAGCTCAACATTAATCAAAATTCCGCAAGAAAGCACAAATATAAGGCACAACCCACCCATGGCCAACATTGCTTCCATAATTTTACCATGGTGTAGCCACCATCGTCAGGTGCTCTTCTCCTATATTTAGGGTAACCGTCCCTCCGGTAACAGTTTTTTGAAGCAACGATCGCAGATATGGAACAAATACCTTCGTTCATACATGGTCAATCATATTAGTCTTAACAATCTCATATACAGGGTGGCTGATGAATTTTGCTACATTAAGGaactcaaataattttttttccagtgTATGGAATTCATTTTTCTTCTATTCATGTTAAAGCTcaatcaattttattaaatatagcttaattagttttaaaaataatggaatTTAAATGCCCCCCCTGCCCGTTGATGCATGTGCGGCATCTTACCAAAAAGTTGTTCAATACTGCTTGGAGAGTTGAGACAGGAATAGCCGCAATTGTTTCTCGAATGGATTGCCTTAGTTCATTCAAATTTGTTGGTTTTGCTTTGTAGACTTCCTGTTTGCAATAACCCCACAAGAAAAAGTCAGGTGCAGTAAGGTCAGGCGACCTGGGTGGCCAACAGAATGTGGAGTTTCTGGATATCAGCTTATGGGGAAATTTTCGTCGCAATTATGCCATAACAGGTTGTGCTATGTGAGGAGCTGCACCATCTTGCTGAAACCACGCAGAGTTGAAAGAAATTCTCATTCGGCGTAATTCTGGATAGAAAAACTCTCTCAACATGCTCAAGTAACGGTCTCCAGTAACCGTAACGGTGTGACCGTTTTCTTCGAAGAAGTAGGGCCCGACAATGCAGCGTGATGAAACTGCACACCACACTGTGACACGAAGTGGATGCAATTCCGTCTCATGGGGTATCTGTGGGTTGGAAGCACTCCATATTCgacaattttgtttgtttatgttgCCGTTTAAATCGAAATGGGCCTCGTCAGACATGAAAAGACAGTTCAACATGTTTTCATCCTCTTCCACAATTTGAAGCATTTTCTGGCAAAATTCCAAGCGAATCGGCAAGTCTGCAGCGTTGGCCATTAGAATTTTATATGGGAATAAGTCCAAATCGTTGTGCATAGTTGACTGTAATGACTGTCTGCTTACACCCATTTGAGCAGATAAGCTTCTTGTCGAAACACGTTGATTGTTTTGTATGGCAGCAGCTAGAGCAGCGATTGTTTCCTCCGTTCGAACTGAAGGGTTTCGATGGTAAGGTCTTCTGTTGACTGTCCCATGCCAAACTACGGACTCCAGTGCGTGATAGCGGCGGACAATCCAAATTCTTGTTTCAGTGTCCCAGTTatccatttttgttaaatgtaaaagtcaatctgcaaaataaaaaaaaattaaccagattcattaaatagaaaaaagatatttaatttttttttggtagcgTCTTTCATCAGCCACCCTGTAGGAGAGGATCCATTTCAGAATATGGAATTTCACCCAATCGAATACATAAAACATTGCattaattaaaatcattaataTCACGGCCATCGTGAGGCTTCTGTCTCGAAAATAGTGTACTTATTATACCTTTCCTTTTGGGGTTACAGGTAAATGTTATAAAAAGATCAGGACGACCATAAAACGAACATACGGCATGGCATGTTGAGTTTATTTGTGCACGTACCTTGAGCTAGTAAAGAAAGACGGTCAAATTACCATCTGTTTTAACTAAGCTAAGCCTACATCATTCATACCTATAGCATATTGAAGATGTATGTAGCTCTTTGCTATTAGCTTTGTTTGATTTTGCCGAATAAAGTTAAGGCTTTCTTGTTCTATTTTGGAATACATATCAACCAAAGTCAAAATTCAGTCAAAAATTTACTGAAGAGAGATCTAAAGTAGTGCTGGCGATTTCTAACATATTCTCTAAGAATTACTCGGAAACTGTAAAAATCTAATGCTGAGACTGTTTTCTTACTGAATATTTTGAAACAGGGTCAATTTTTGGTATATCTATAGTAAAACCATTTTCCCCATGGCAAAACAACAATGGATATTGTAAAGAATCATAAGATCTGTGAAGTTCACGGATTCTTCCTAACTAACCATCAATAATAATGtctcttttttaaaaatcttagtCAACTGATACCAAAGCAATCTAATTTGCTTGGGGTGCGTTATATCGACCTTTATGAGCTCCGACAGGCCATTTATCGGCTTGAATGACAATTTTAAATTGGCTAAACATCATTGGAACTCTGTTAAGAGCGGTTTTAAAACCCTAAACATATGGAT includes:
- the LOC119559702 gene encoding uncharacterized protein LOC119559702 isoform X1, which codes for MVAYQKKCWRHIMIVRAAITLTCYCIIKITDPYILTSAQATSASVASRTLAGNGNVHHRLPRTSASQHSSGTSAPTSFKLAAKSLNTTRHVNLRLRILVEKTS
- the LOC119559702 gene encoding uncharacterized protein LOC119559702 isoform X2: MVAYQKKCWRHIMIVRAAITLTCYCIIKITDPYILTSAQATSASVASRTLAGNGNVHHRLPRTSASQHSSGTSAPTSFKLAAKSLNTTRHVNLRLRN